The Cinclus cinclus chromosome 18, bCinCin1.1, whole genome shotgun sequence genome has a segment encoding these proteins:
- the APCDD1L gene encoding protein APCDD1-like, translated as MASHSADLALAPSSLQGLGGQGSPTAAGGVTPRCRPAATGREGERVTETGLYSHEGPRHLPHPPGTVRGQEGARSAAGLTSWGVQRFSEECARSVRGERSALGRRMQENARGVRRGCKEAARRGREDQDGGSRWGRRRDGDPGCPRPGRRHLAPGAAARRSLPGSPSVPSRPGQGVPSVRLRGAGSSAAPPPLAGAQTGGERPGRTPEPRVAAPRTVGPGEKPLKPFPSERCAEMPEGHLRVRYKACVAAEPRCRQQLRHLQDSAGIAARLPPRLEGRWVSTGCEVRPGPEFLTRSYLFYTNRLFKALQFYYWDPSCRDPSYSLVIKGKLRLRQASWITRGATEADYHLHKVGIVFHSQKAMREVASWINQTSGEGCGGFLPPGRSWAPGALYEVLSARTERDCTAALGFAMHELSLVRVERHFQPLLQPQQSGSRLVEELYLGDIHTDWGERLHYRPTGYQRPMQSALHHVHPCPACGIISRADEHHPPILPARAALPMQLSGSWVSTHCEVRPAVLFLTRYFTFHGDNHTWQGHYYHYSDPLCRQPTFTIYASGHYTQGIPSSKVRGGTELAFKVTQARVTPMDQVTVVMLNSSEPGSCGLAGSWRAGVEQDITPTNGCLALGIKLPHTEYELFKTEQDTQERSLLYIGERPTDGSSPDSPDKRPTSYQAPLVQCAAASEEFSNYISLKYVGRKDANGIEALKPLPVAFLLFIALLFLRWD; from the exons ATGGCGTCCCACAGCGCAGACCTGGCCCTAGCCCCCAGCAGCCTCCAAGGCCTCGGGGGCCAGGGCAGCCCCACCGCCGCAGGTGGG GTGACACCGCGGTGCCGTCCCGCGGCGACAGGACGGGAGGGCGAGCGGGTGACGGAGACGGGGTTGTACTCTCATGAGGGTCCCCGTCACCTCCCTCACCCACCGGGCACGGTGAGGGGGCAGGAGGGTGCAAGGAGTGCAGCGGGACTGACTTCATGGGGAGTGCAGAGGTTCAGCGAGGAGTGTGCAAGGAGTGTGCGAGGAGAGCGCAGCGCACTGGGGAGGAGGATGCAGGAAAATGCGAGGGGAGTGCGAAGAGGGTGCAAAGAAGCGGCGAGGAGGGGGCGAGAGGACCAGGACGGCGGGTCTCGGTGGGGCCGGCGTCGGGACGGGGATCCCGGCTGCCCCCGCCCGGGCAGGAGGCACCTGGCGCCCGGAGCAGCCGCTCGCCGCTCCCTGCCCGGGTCACCCTCGGTGCCTTCCCGGCCCGGGCAGGGTGTCCCCTCCGTGCGGCTGCGGGGTGCCgggagctctgcagctccacCGCCGCTCGCCGGGGCACAGACGGGAGGGGAGCGCCCCGGACGGACCCCGGAGCCCCGGGTTGCTGCCCCCCGAACTGTGGGACCGGGAGAAAAACCGCTGAAGCCTTTTCCGAGTGAGCGCTGTGCAGAGATGCCAGAAGGGCATCTCCGGGTGAGATACAAGG CCTGCGTGGCCGCGGAGCCGCGCTGCCGCCAGCAGCTGCGCCACCTGCAGGACAGCGCCGGGATCGCCGCGCGGCTGCCGCCCCGCCTGGAGGGGCGCTGGGTCTCCACTGG GTGCGAGGTACGGCCGGGACCCGAGTTCCTGACCCGATCCTACCTCTTCTACACCAACCGGCTCTTCAAGGCTCTCCAGTTCTACTACTGGGACCCGTCCTGCCGTGACCCCTCCTACTCGCTGGTCATCAAGGGCAAGCTCCGGCTGCGCCAGGCCTCCTGGATCACCCGCGGGGCCACCGAGGCCGACTACCACCTGCACAAAGTGGGCATCGTGTTCCACAGCCAGAAGGCCATGCGGGAAGTGGCCTCCTGGATCAACCAGACCTCTGGCGAGGGCTGCGGAGGATTCCTGCCCCCGGGGCGCTCCTGGGCGCCCGGAGCCCTGTACGAGGTGCTGAGCGCCAGGACAGAGCGCGACTGCACCGCGGCGCTGGGCTTCGCCATGCACGAGCTGAGCCTGGTGCGGGTGGAGAGGCACttccagcccctgctgcagccGCAGCAGAGCGGGAGCAGGCTGGTGGAGGAGCTGTACCTGGGGGACATCCACACGGACTGGGGGGAGAGGCTGCACTACCGCCCCACCGGCTACCAGCGCCCCATGCAGAGCGCCCTG caCCACGTGCACCCTTGCCCGGCGTGTGGGATTATCTCCAGGGCCGATGAGCATCACCCCCCGATCCTGCCCGCCAGAGCCGCGCTGCCGATGCAGCTCAGCGGCAGCTGGGTCAGCACCCACTGCGAGGTCCGCCCGGCCGTGCTCTTCCTCACCCGGTACTTCACATTCCACGGCGACAACCACACCTGGCAAGGGCATTACTATCACTACTCCGACCCGCTCTGCCGGCAGCCCACGTTCACCATCTACGCCTCCGGGCACTACACTCAGGGCATCCCCTCCTCCAAGGTGCGGGGCGGCACCGAGCTGGCGTTTAAAGTCACCCAGGCTCGGGTGACGCCGATGGACCAGGTGACCGTGGTGATGCTCAACTCCTCGGAACCGGGAAGCTGCGGGCTGGCGGGCTCCTGGAGAGCCGGGGTGGAGCAGGATATAACTCCCACGAACGGATGCTTGGCTTTGGGCATCAAGCTGCCCCACACCGAGTACGAACTGTTCAAAACGGAGCAGGACACGCAGGAGCGCAGCCTCCTCTACATCGGGGAGCGCCCCACGGACGGCTCCAGCCCCGACAGCCCCGACAAGCGACCCACGTCCTACCAGGCCCCTCTGGTCCAGTGTGCTGCAGCCTCAGAGGAATTCTCCAACTACATTAGTCTGAAATACGTGGGAAGAAAGGATGCTAATGGGATTGAAGCACTAAAACCTTTGCCTGTGGCCTTTTTATTGTTTATAGCACTTCTGTTTTTAAGATGGGACTAG